From one Luteitalea sp. genomic stretch:
- a CDS encoding amidohydrolase/deacetylase family metallohydrolase, with protein MLRRAGMGLLALALAARGDAQTGYDFLLEGGHVIDPRNGISAVRDVAIKDGKIAAVAPDIPASEALKRVDASGLYVTPGLVDIHVHAYPGEGTTYSRGFRSVYPDGFTVRSCVTTVADAGSSGWRNFDDFKSRIIDQSKTRVVAFLNIVGAGMAGDAEQNVADMEVEPTADTAMKHKGVIVGIKSAHFSGPDWTPYERAEEVGRLADIPVMVDFGSARVRTIAELFTKHFRPGDIYTHAYAGGGRGEIIDGKVNPAIFVAQKKGIIFDIGHGGSSFTFRTAAQAFKEGYYPDSLSTDLHIGSMNAAMKDMLNVMSKFLALGMSLDDVIVRSTWNPAREIKLEQLGNLAVGSPADVAVLRLEKGTFGFVGPRGGRLDGTERLGCEMTLRDGKVVYDLNGMTRERWDTMAPDERGGDPRWDGISPARPRPPTSSR; from the coding sequence ATGTTGAGACGTGCGGGCATGGGGCTCCTGGCTCTCGCCTTGGCCGCCCGTGGCGACGCCCAGACCGGTTATGACTTCCTCCTCGAAGGCGGGCACGTCATCGATCCGCGGAACGGGATCAGCGCGGTGCGCGACGTTGCCATCAAGGATGGCAAGATCGCCGCCGTCGCGCCGGATATCCCGGCCTCGGAAGCGCTGAAGCGCGTTGATGCGTCTGGCCTCTACGTCACGCCCGGCCTGGTCGACATCCACGTTCACGCGTATCCCGGGGAGGGGACGACGTACTCCAGGGGATTCCGCAGCGTGTATCCGGACGGCTTCACCGTGCGGAGCTGCGTCACGACGGTGGCGGATGCCGGGAGCTCCGGGTGGCGCAACTTCGACGATTTCAAGAGCCGCATCATCGATCAATCGAAGACGCGCGTGGTCGCGTTCCTCAACATCGTGGGCGCCGGCATGGCCGGCGACGCCGAGCAGAACGTCGCAGACATGGAGGTCGAGCCCACCGCAGACACGGCGATGAAGCACAAGGGCGTCATCGTCGGCATCAAGAGCGCGCACTTCAGCGGGCCCGACTGGACGCCTTACGAGCGAGCCGAGGAGGTGGGGCGCCTCGCCGACATCCCCGTCATGGTGGACTTCGGCAGCGCTCGCGTGCGAACGATTGCGGAGCTGTTCACGAAGCACTTCCGGCCGGGAGACATCTACACGCACGCGTACGCGGGCGGCGGGCGCGGAGAGATCATCGACGGCAAGGTGAATCCGGCTATTTTCGTGGCCCAGAAGAAGGGCATCATCTTCGACATCGGCCACGGCGGCTCGAGCTTCACGTTTCGAACGGCGGCTCAGGCGTTCAAGGAGGGCTACTATCCCGATTCCCTCTCCACCGACCTGCACATCGGCAGCATGAACGCCGCCATGAAGGACATGTTGAACGTCATGAGCAAATTCCTTGCGCTCGGTATGTCGCTCGACGATGTGATTGTTCGCTCGACGTGGAATCCGGCACGGGAGATCAAGCTCGAACAGCTTGGCAACCTCGCGGTTGGCTCACCGGCCGACGTTGCCGTGCTGCGGCTGGAGAAAGGCACGTTCGGGTTCGTCGGTCCGCGCGGCGGGCGGCTGGACGGGACCGAGCGGCTTGGGTGCGAGATGACGCTGCGCGACGGCAAGGTGGTATACGACCTCAACGGAATGACGAGGGAGCGGTGGGATACGATGGCGCCCGACGAGAGGGGCGGCGATCCGCGCTGGGATGGCATCTCCCCCGCGCGTCCTCGCCCGCCGACGTCGAGCCGATGA
- a CDS encoding aminotransferase class V-fold PLP-dependent enzyme, with the protein MGRLAGLFAIGGGVSSRPLSAAERAAPGLERVADAGPNLYRDLGVRPLINCRGTVTVIGGSIELPEVRAAKSLANQQHVQLDELREAAGKRLAELTGAEWGMVSAGCAAAMSHATAACVAGGNPDLHVRIPDLTGFPKDEVIIPGHSRNVYDAAIRAVGVKVIEVDTPDELRQAIGPKTAVIYIFANSRNETGPMSLEAVSSVAGPHGVPVLVDAAAEVLTIPNVHLQRGATLVCYSGGKIIRGPQSAGLLLGRKDLVQAAWIHSAPHHGYARAMKVGREEVIGMVVAVESWVKRDHDAEWEEWVARAEHIASAVSRISGVTTLVGREAGGRSNRSPRVTIRWDSATLGITGEEVVRILDTTEPRIALGGGGGGRNTQGEPGDTGISLGMSMMAPGDEKIVAERVHQVLSTKHTPRQAEPPKPPVADLSGQWVVEIRYTASTAVHAVHLQQNGNRLEGRHHGNFIARDISGTIDGDSVSLASTVTERHGDALRYRFTGTIAGDVMSGTLDMGEYLEATWTARRHVFGQPS; encoded by the coding sequence CTGGGCCGCCTCGCCGGCCTCTTTGCCATCGGCGGCGGCGTATCATCGCGACCCCTGTCGGCGGCCGAGCGTGCCGCTCCCGGCCTCGAGCGCGTCGCGGACGCCGGGCCGAATCTGTACCGCGATCTTGGAGTCCGACCGCTCATCAACTGTCGCGGAACGGTGACGGTCATCGGCGGATCGATCGAGCTGCCGGAGGTCCGCGCCGCAAAGAGCCTGGCGAACCAGCAGCACGTCCAGCTCGATGAGCTCAGGGAGGCGGCTGGCAAGCGCCTCGCCGAGCTGACGGGCGCCGAGTGGGGGATGGTCAGCGCCGGGTGTGCGGCAGCCATGTCTCACGCCACGGCCGCGTGCGTCGCCGGCGGCAACCCCGACCTGCACGTCCGCATTCCAGACCTCACCGGCTTCCCGAAAGACGAGGTGATCATCCCGGGCCACTCGCGCAACGTCTACGACGCGGCGATTCGCGCCGTCGGCGTCAAGGTGATCGAGGTCGACACGCCCGACGAGCTGCGCCAGGCCATCGGCCCCAAGACGGCGGTGATCTACATCTTCGCGAACTCGCGGAACGAGACCGGACCGATGTCGCTCGAAGCGGTCTCGAGCGTTGCGGGCCCGCATGGCGTTCCCGTGCTCGTGGATGCGGCGGCGGAGGTTCTCACGATTCCCAATGTCCATCTGCAACGCGGCGCGACGCTCGTGTGCTATAGCGGCGGCAAGATCATCCGCGGGCCCCAGAGCGCCGGCCTCCTCCTGGGCCGTAAAGACCTGGTCCAGGCGGCCTGGATTCACAGCGCACCGCATCACGGTTACGCGCGGGCGATGAAGGTGGGCCGCGAGGAAGTGATTGGCATGGTCGTCGCCGTCGAGAGCTGGGTGAAGCGAGATCACGACGCCGAGTGGGAGGAATGGGTTGCCCGGGCGGAGCACATTGCCAGCGCTGTGTCCCGAATTTCCGGGGTGACGACGTTGGTCGGTCGCGAGGCGGGCGGGCGGAGCAATCGTAGCCCGCGCGTCACCATTCGATGGGACTCCGCGACGCTCGGTATCACGGGTGAGGAGGTTGTCCGTATCCTCGACACGACCGAGCCGCGCATCGCGCTTGGCGGCGGCGGTGGCGGAAGGAACACTCAGGGCGAGCCAGGAGACACCGGCATCTCGCTCGGCATGTCCATGATGGCGCCGGGCGATGAGAAGATCGTCGCAGAGCGCGTCCATCAAGTGCTGTCCACCAAGCACACGCCAAGACAGGCCGAGCCTCCCAAGCCGCCGGTCGCGGATCTGTCCGGGCAATGGGTGGTCGAGATTCGCTACACGGCCAGCACCGCCGTCCATGCCGTCCACCTGCAACAGAACGGCAACCGCCTGGAGGGGCGCCATCACGGTAACTTCATCGCCCGCGACATTTCCGGGACCATCGACGGCGACAGCGTGTCGCTCGCGAGCACGGTCACCGAGCGCCACGGCGATGCCTTGCGCTACCGCTTCACCGGCACGATCGCGGGGGACGTCATGTCGGGCACGCTCGACATGGGTGAGTACCTCGAGGCCACCTGGACGGCCCGTCGCCATGTGTTCGGCCAACCGAGTTGA